One Coffea eugenioides isolate CCC68of chromosome 2, Ceug_1.0, whole genome shotgun sequence genomic window, TTGCTAATGCTACATAAATTGAATAGCTGCAGATCTTCGAAAACAAAGAAACTATGGCATTCATTAAGTTAAACACGTTTCTGACTATACCAAAGAAATTCTAGGTCATACTGTTGTTGGCTGATTAGATTATTAGCCTCAGCTTTACATTCTTGTTTACATCTTCAAAAACATGATGCAGCAGCTACTAAATCTATTCTCACTTTTGACATGCTCAGTAATGCTGTGTAATAAGTTCAACGGAATAAGAGGCCTTACTGAAATGTCAATTTCCATTTTCTCTTCTGAATCTATTTTTCATATCATTAGATCCTATTTAGTAGCAACATCAATCGCAGATGTTGACTAACCAGCTGCAGTTGTTTCTTGGTTAGATGCTTACCTCATCAAATGCTTCAAATATGTCAATGCCTGGTTGGTGGATGGTGCAAACAATTGTTCTTCCCGTACTAGCCACATTCTTTATAGCTCGCATTACAATAGAAGCTGCTCTTGCATCTAATCCAGTTGTAGGCTCGTCCAGGAAGAAAATTGATGGGTTAGCAACAAATTCCACAGCAATTGTGAGCCGCTTGCGTTGCTCAGTCGACAAACCATTAACGCCTGGAATGCCCACTAGAGCATCTTTTATCCCATCAAGTTCAATGGTCTCAAGGACCTCTTTCACAAAATCCTACAGATATGAAGCCACTATTTTATgttaaatttcaaaaaacaGATACAAAAGCAAAACAATTAACCAACTTTTATGAAGGTAGTATCATACAATTTTAGTTTCCGAATCTATCTGCGGATGAAGTCTTAACCAAGCAGAAAATATGACTGATTCTTCTACAGTAATTTGAGGGGAATGTATGTCAGTTTGCTCACAGTAACCCGAGATTCGAGCAAAGGTCTTTTGAACTTTGGGAAACCCTCCAATCTTTATTTCTCCTTCTACAGTCCCACTAGTTTTTCTACCAGCAAGTACATCAAGAAGGGTTGTTTTTCCAGCTCCACTGGCTCCCATAAGTGCTGTAAGAACACCAGGCCTGAGGGTTCCTGTAATATCACAAAGAAGTTGGAGCCTTTTCTCTGGGAAACCTCGCTCTTTCAGGGCCTGAAACCAGATGAGCAGTGAACTAACACTTGTAATTTAGCCCAACATCCTAAGGAATCAAAAGTTTGATAAGAGCAGTTGTAATTACCAGAGGGGTCTCAACATAGTACTGCAAATCTTGGAACACCACAGTTAGTGGCTCAAAAGGTAAAACCATTTTTCCTGCTGAACCAGAGACTGAATCTCTTTTAGTTTCGGAAGATAGGTACCTGATGCTCAGAAGGAAGGCAACTTGTAGGGTTGCAACTGCAAAATAGTGGAAGTAATAGGCTAAAAACCCACCTTTTTGAGATTCAGTAGTGGTAGCAAGGGAAGGATTTGATGATTTTTCCTCCGCATGCTCTATAACATCCAGTTTCTTAGTTCTCTGTTCTTGCCAGTACTTCTCTCTAGATATGATAGCACGAGAACCAACAGCTGCATGTGTTGCAGTAATAACAAGTTGATACAGTAATTTGACATTTCATGCTTGAATATGTCACAAGATGAACTTACGGTTTAAATATGTTAAGGCCAAAGTGAAACCGAGATTGAACAGTAAAGTGAAGCCAAACAAAGCACCAACCGAAATCCAGAAAAAGTATCCGTCAAAGTTCAATCCTCGGGCATCAAGTGTTTTTTGTCCAATACTGGTGTTTGTTGGAAGCATCTATGCAGACATGAGATTAAAAAGAAATCACGAAAAGCAGTGTGAACATACAACATACAATAGATAATTAAATAGGTTACCATAACAGGATAGTTAACACCATAAACGTACCATGATGACAAAAAATGTCATCTAAAAGGTAGTTCTGATCTATCATAAAAGGTCAAACAATAGTTTTTGATATCTATGAACTACATAATAACTGGACATCATTCAGAGAGAAGTAACCCACTTAACTAGCAAGTAAAAGGACAGAAAAAGTATTGCCGTAAGAGGAAGTTTCATAAAGGAAAAACTGAAAGTGCTGCGTTTCTAATTAGCAATTTAGTTTATGTCTAGCCTGCTGTGTACCAATCTACCATAGCCCCAGACGATATGCATCAGTTTGGCAACCACCTCAAATAAGCCCTCATTGGTTGTCAAGAAACTCAATGTAATGTTAATGCCCTTGGTACATTGAGATGCTTGGTTACCTTCTTCCACCGTGAGGACAGAAATTCATTTAGAGTGAGTCCAATCTCGCCGTATGAGAGTGGAGAAACCCAAAAGCCCCACTTTAACCAATTTGGCATGGAGGCTGCAATAAAAATCACTTGTCAATTCGACTTCCTTTTCCTCTAAAAAGTTAGTTTCAGAGCATTGGAATTAGATGAAAAAGTACAAAAAATCTTACGTCTTGGAATTATGAAGCCACAGAAGGCGAAGACGAATAGCAGTGTCAAGAGACCAACCATCGAGGCAGAAACCACAGTTCGGCATACAGATGCAACAAACCGATACATGGATATTGATGCCACGTGAAGAGCAAATAATACAATTAAATGACGGAAGAACCTAGAAAACACTGGCACTTGGTTAGAGGATCACTAAACATTTTGCGTTCAGCCAACCATTCAACAGAACTCAAAATGATAAACATAAAAGTCGGATGAAATGATGAATACTTGTCAATCGTAATGCAATCAAATTTCAAAGACTCCAATTACTTCCAGGTCTTGTACGATGTGACTAACCTTCCTATCTCAGGATCATATCCAATGACATAATAAGTCAAACTTGTCCAAATTACAGCTTCGAACAATGAGAGCGGAACCTTCAGGATGGCACTTGGAATTGCATAAGCCCAAGCTGGATAGAAGAGTAAATCTCTCTGTTTGTAGAAAACTGCAAGCCTTCCAACAGTCATTGACAATTCTGGAAGTCCATTAACAACAAGCAGGCCACCCGCGAAGAACAAAGCTCCcatgtacttgtttgcatgaaGAAGATCAAAGCTCATCATTGTCCGTAAAAATATAGTCATCGAGATAGATGCTGAAATGGAAATCTGCAAATGAAACTTGCTAAATACTCAATTATAGCGTGGAAAGAATATCGACAGAAGAACTGAGATGTctataaataattaatacagGTGAAAAAAACATACATTTTCAAAGGCAAACGAAGTGAAGAAACCAAAGTAAACATGTATTTGCTAACCTGAGCGGATTTAAAAATGTAGACGAATCGATTCCTTTTCATCAGCAGGAATTCTCTTGACATACATGCTCTCAAAAGTTCCCATTTAGGAAGTGAATATGCAGTAAAAGTCATAGCATCCTTGTGGCTCTTGGACTTCACTGATGGTGCAGATAGTTGTTCTCTTAGCTTCTCCCCATAAGATGATTGtttaaattttcttgaaaatgcaTCAACAGAGGTATAGTTGTAAGTTTCTTCAGTCGTAAACCAGTATTGTGCTTGATCCTTTCCTGAAATAACCTACAAAGGATTCACCAAGTTTCAGGAAAATGAAAAGCGGTGAAAAAACATGAAACAAACAGGTGTTAACCTCCTGTAGGAAGTCTGCTACTCCTTTTCTTTCAGGACACCTAAATCCACAACTCTCAAAAAATTCTAGAGCACTGCTTCTAGGTCCGTGATAGACAATCTTTCCTTCACTCATCAAGATAATGTCATCAAACAGATCAAATGTTTCTGGAGCAGGCTGAAGAAGTGAAATGAGTATGGTAGCATCTAGGATATGTGCTAGTTGCTGAAGGCAAGCAACAATCTGATAGGTGGTTGaactatccaatccatttgataTTTCGTCCATGAACAAAGCTCTTGTAGGGCCAACAATCATTTCCCCTGAATAgcagtatatatcacattaaatCTGCCTTTTACATTTTCAGTCAAAAGATTGAGCTGCTACACTTGGAAAACATGTTTATTATGCTTGGCTAAATTTATGAGCTAAAACAATAAATAAAGCATCTTTTAGCAACAATAGTACCTGTTGTCAATCTCTTTTTCTGACCACCAGAGACACCTCTCCTCATTGGATCTCCTACCAGTGTGTCAGCACAAGTATCAATCCCAAGTATCTGAAACAAGGTGCACCATCAAGAATATAGTAACATATATTGGATGTTGAATTTAAACTTCCAAAAAACCTTTAAAGGACGAATACTTTTAGAATGTAGTCCGTTCGAAGTGTTGTCTTTTGTCCTTCAACAGAACTTGCCTGTAAAATAGCCAAAAGATAGAAATGAACCAGGCATCAACTTGAAATTGACAAACTGAAGGGAAGGAGTAACGAGAGAGAGCGAGTGTGTGTTTGTCTATGAGCGCATGTTGAAGAAAATGTGTTGAAGACATATTATCAGAATAACACTTCAGAATAGCAGAATAGCTGAATAGGAGGCGAATATATCAATCATTTTTTATCACACTTTAAATGCTAAAGCTTCTACAAATTAGCattaaagaaatggaaataggCCAACTAATTATTGCAATTTGCAAGCGTGAACTCAGCTGCAATTGGTGCTGAAACATGATTGTTGAAAACAGAGGTAACCACCAGTCAAACTCAATTCATCTATCATGCATTAAATGTGTCACCTCTGGGCAGCAACATTTGCATCCTAGTTGGAAAGAAGTCCTATGTTACATTCAGTATTTCTATCATGCATAAATTGAAGTACCACTTCAGTCGGTATAATACGCCACTTAAGATCACATTGCAGAAAAGCGATTATAAATTTAAGTCTACTTTTTATAAAAACTGTTTACAGAAAAGTTCTTTCTCAGAAACAGTCATTTTCTTAGTTGTGGATTATATGACCAGAATCAGAATAAGCCCATAAAAGTCTTTCATAATATttagcaagaaaaagaaatatacaTGGACTGTAGATTGAAaacgaccaaaaaaaaaatgaagaagttaaataatcaaaacaaggccatatatatatacatcaatCAAATAATATTACCAGGATTTGAGGAAAACTGAACAAAAATTTATGAGGGAATTTGCTTTGCAAAGGCAAGGTTTCACTTCCAATAAATTCAATGTTAACAAAACGCCAAATGATTCAGCATACATCAGATGATGAACAATGAGATTCCAAAACTACCTTCATGTAGGTATCAATATCTGGATCAGGAAGAATTCCAGCCTCTTTCTCCCTTCGACTAAGCTCAGTCATTATCTCTTTACAAGGTGGAAAGG contains:
- the LOC113762846 gene encoding pleiotropic drug resistance protein 3-like, coding for MASLVGTDEIESIRNELSEVGRSLRFSLRRLSSSFRSSVLSTGRDGNLDEETALQWAAIERLPTFERLRSSLFDEPDGNEAEDKRKRVIDVTKLSAPERHVFVERLIKHIEHDNLQLLQKMRKRMNKVGLEFPSVEVRYDDLHVEADCEVVEGKPLPTLWNSFKSSLPDITRLLGVKSLVSKISIIDGVSGIIKPGRMTLLLGPPGCGKTTLLKALSGNLNQSLKVTGDISYNGYKLTEFVPQKTSAYISQYDLHNGEMTLRETLDFSLRCQGVGSRAEIMTELSRREKEAGILPDPDIDTYMKASSVEGQKTTLRTDYILKILGIDTCADTLVGDPMRRGVSGGQKKRLTTGEMIVGPTRALFMDEISNGLDSSTTYQIVACLQQLAHILDATILISLLQPAPETFDLFDDIILMSEGKIVYHGPRSSALEFFESCGFRCPERKGVADFLQEVISGKDQAQYWFTTEETYNYTSVDAFSRKFKQSSYGEKLREQLSAPSVKSKSHKDAMTFTAYSLPKWELLRACMSREFLLMKRNRFVYIFKSAQISISASISMTIFLRTMMSFDLLHANKYMGALFFAGGLLVVNGLPELSMTVGRLAVFYKQRDLLFYPAWAYAIPSAILKVPLSLFEAVIWTSLTYYVIGYDPEIGRFFRHLIVLFALHVASISMYRFVASVCRTVVSASMVGLLTLLFVFAFCGFIIPRPSMPNWLKWGFWVSPLSYGEIGLTLNEFLSSRWKKMLPTNTSIGQKTLDARGLNFDGYFFWISVGALFGFTLLFNLGFTLALTYLNPVGSRAIISREKYLSSETKRDSVSGSAGKMVLPFEPLTVVFQDLQYYVETPLKRLQLLCDITGTLRPGVLTALMGASGAGKTTLLDVLAGRKTSGTVEGEIKIGGFPKVQKTFARISGYCEQTDIHSPQITVEESVIFSAWLRLHPQIDSETKIDFVKEVLETIELDGIKDALVGIPGVNGLSTEQRKRLTIAVEFVANPSIFFLDEPTTGLDARAASIVMRAIKNVASTGRTIVCTIHQPGIDIFEAFDELILLKSGGRMIYCGPLGQHSSEVIQYFEGIPGVPKIRNNYNPATWMLEVTCTSSEAELGVDFAGIYKRSSLYENNKELANTLSSPPIGHEALDFPTQYAQNGWGQFKTCLWKQHWSYWRSPSYNLMRFMFMIITSLIFGALFWKQGKKIENQQNLFNILGSMFIAMFFCGVYNSSSILPYVSTERTVLYRERFAGMYASWAYTLAQVIIEIPYVFIQVLAFTVITYPMIGYYWSAYKVFWYIYSMFCTLLFFNCTGMMIVSITPSFPVAAVLQSAFYNIYYLVAGFLIPRPQIPKWWVWLYYLAPTSWTLNGMLTSQYGDIDKPIEVFGEPTTVSKFLRDYFGFHHDQLPMVAVILILYPIVLACLFSYFVSKLNFQKR